One Microbacter margulisiae genomic window carries:
- a CDS encoding two-component regulator propeller domain-containing protein, whose translation MLKRALFLLSFCCLQSLAFGQTLEYQNFANISFTADNAIVYAFVQDRQGLLWLETDKGLYSYDGYFFQYHPYGATQQAPIFTCGVIYRKKYLYLGSFGGVYIYNIETDRFEKSVSGLPTDVRAVALQGNKLWIGTLTGLYLYNLKDGKITNYSATSHTGITHNAVYCLQISENNDLYVGTYNGLCVKYNHKDTFQKIELPVTTAKKSLLVNSLCEDVARKCIWVGTEGYLLQYHPDTKKVEHIAQFDGNSVKSLAIDKDNNLLLGTDNGLFVYNPEQNHITHVVHDTRNNNSLIDNAIWSIFVDKDKNAWFGTAYGISFSKNTKRYQLITIFQQTGVGDGNQIYCMFKDSRGNFWYGGSNGLIFVDAKTKRSIWYRMGDPRYPLSHNRVRCIYEDRDHDLWIATDGSISRYNYANHQFIHYNIIDKTGTRNANWAYSILEDNRGQLWIATYLGGLFIVDKHKLLANTSGPYVAERNLNINVFSTIESGNFVSQIVQDKQGNIWALTPDDGIARINSITGQASKMFFKSDRGTNIDLNSTCMLMDLSGYLWVGFDGGLIRIDPATNREMIIKYDALKQNNIRALAEEGEYIWISTIKGIFCLNKKTFAIQQINLPDKFFMSSFYDTQSHRMFLGGVDGYIVFSPNVCRHATGTSSLLLTDLLINGKSYDSNINRKGEAIRYLNRISLPYDQNNVTFQVSDLTYSKEENHKYEYYLNGVDREWHTIDPGTNRITYTNLSPGNYELTVRNVNTNPDNSQQDLVFILQIRYPWYNTIWARLFYLIVIVAVVYWLIKYYRDKHQIKIERIEREKSLELSNLKIDFFTNVSHELKTPLSLIIAPLSKMMLETRSTNLKKQLNSIYKNALRLNELVQQVVGFGHQDQVVDAALIKSQVEFVEFARGIFAVYEDLFQQKEIQGLFLSDIKQVYVEIDVVKMESVLNNLIFNAFKFTNQGGTITLAITQSSEENLQLIIADTGIGIPREDLPYVFERFYQSHKMVHSYEGSGIGLYLVKKYMDQHKGTIHIDSEENHGTTMTLTLPCSPIIKEFDREEQKKVVYATPTQAEPGKKEILIVEDNLEVSEFLMHSLSGEYAVHVAHNGKTGLDSALELHPDLIIADMMMPVLDGMEMCRQLRKHKEMSLIPIIMLTAKDDTLTEEQSLKAGVNAFVPKPFDLNILMLRVRQLITQNDKIEEKLRIEAMTTPKEIETTSYDEKLLANLTKIIEDNIDNPEMNVNFLSELSEISTKQIYRKIKKLTGFTPVDYIRSIRLEKAAMLLAQKKFSVTEVMYLVGFTNHSYFTKCFQNKFGQTPKQYTK comes from the coding sequence ATGCTTAAAAGGGCGTTATTTTTATTGTCATTTTGTTGCCTTCAATCTTTGGCTTTTGGTCAGACGCTTGAATATCAGAATTTTGCCAATATTTCATTTACTGCCGACAATGCCATCGTCTATGCCTTTGTGCAGGATCGACAGGGATTGCTATGGCTTGAAACAGATAAAGGATTGTATAGTTATGATGGTTATTTTTTTCAATACCATCCTTATGGAGCCACCCAGCAGGCGCCGATCTTTACCTGTGGCGTTATTTACCGAAAAAAATATCTTTACCTGGGCTCTTTCGGAGGTGTCTATATTTACAATATTGAGACAGATCGCTTCGAAAAGAGTGTTTCCGGATTACCCACTGATGTCCGTGCGGTTGCCTTGCAGGGCAATAAACTTTGGATAGGTACATTGACGGGGTTGTATTTATACAACCTGAAAGATGGCAAAATTACCAATTACTCCGCGACAAGTCATACAGGGATTACGCATAATGCGGTTTACTGCCTGCAAATATCGGAGAATAACGATCTTTATGTCGGAACGTATAATGGATTATGTGTCAAATATAACCATAAGGATACGTTCCAAAAAATAGAGCTACCGGTAACGACTGCCAAAAAATCCCTGCTGGTCAACTCGCTTTGCGAGGATGTTGCCCGGAAATGTATTTGGGTCGGTACAGAGGGGTATTTGTTGCAATATCATCCGGATACAAAGAAGGTGGAACATATTGCACAGTTCGATGGCAACTCCGTTAAGTCATTGGCGATTGACAAGGATAACAACCTGCTTCTCGGTACAGATAACGGTTTGTTCGTCTATAATCCGGAGCAAAACCATATCACGCATGTAGTACATGATACCCGTAACAACAACTCCTTGATAGATAATGCTATTTGGTCAATTTTTGTGGATAAGGATAAAAATGCCTGGTTTGGAACAGCTTATGGAATATCGTTCAGCAAAAATACAAAACGCTACCAGTTGATAACGATTTTCCAGCAAACCGGAGTAGGCGATGGAAATCAAATATATTGCATGTTTAAAGACTCCCGCGGTAATTTTTGGTATGGCGGCAGCAACGGTCTGATTTTTGTCGATGCAAAAACGAAACGAAGCATTTGGTATAGGATGGGAGATCCACGATACCCTCTTTCGCACAATCGGGTCAGATGTATTTATGAAGACAGGGACCACGACCTGTGGATCGCTACGGATGGGAGTATAAGCCGCTATAATTATGCTAACCACCAGTTTATTCATTACAACATTATTGATAAAACAGGTACCCGCAATGCGAACTGGGCCTACAGTATTCTTGAAGACAACAGGGGACAATTGTGGATTGCAACCTATTTGGGTGGGTTATTTATTGTTGACAAACACAAGCTGCTTGCCAACACTTCAGGACCGTATGTGGCAGAGCGAAATCTTAATATCAACGTATTTTCAACGATTGAATCTGGTAATTTCGTTAGTCAGATTGTTCAGGACAAACAGGGAAACATCTGGGCATTGACACCCGATGATGGAATTGCCCGAATCAACAGCATTACCGGACAGGCAAGTAAAATGTTCTTTAAATCTGATCGTGGAACTAATATTGATCTGAATTCAACATGCATGCTGATGGATCTTTCCGGTTATCTCTGGGTTGGATTTGATGGTGGCCTTATTAGAATAGATCCTGCTACCAACAGGGAAATGATTATTAAATATGATGCGCTGAAGCAAAATAATATCCGTGCATTAGCCGAAGAAGGGGAGTATATCTGGATCAGTACGATAAAAGGTATTTTTTGCCTGAACAAAAAGACTTTTGCCATTCAACAGATCAATCTTCCCGATAAGTTTTTCATGAGTAGTTTCTATGATACGCAAAGCCATCGCATGTTTTTAGGCGGAGTCGACGGATATATCGTTTTTTCTCCCAATGTTTGTCGTCATGCCACAGGAACATCATCTCTGCTTCTTACCGATTTGTTGATCAACGGCAAATCGTATGATTCAAATATCAACCGTAAAGGAGAAGCGATCCGTTATTTGAACAGGATTTCGCTGCCTTACGATCAAAATAATGTGACTTTTCAGGTATCAGATCTAACCTATTCAAAGGAAGAAAACCATAAATATGAATATTACCTGAATGGCGTTGATCGCGAGTGGCATACGATTGATCCCGGTACCAACCGGATTACCTATACCAACCTCTCTCCTGGCAATTATGAACTGACAGTTCGTAATGTCAATACAAATCCGGACAATTCTCAGCAGGATCTTGTATTTATACTTCAAATCAGGTATCCGTGGTATAATACTATTTGGGCGCGATTGTTTTATCTCATAGTGATTGTTGCTGTTGTGTATTGGTTAATAAAGTATTACAGGGATAAACACCAAATAAAAATTGAACGGATAGAACGGGAAAAATCGCTTGAATTGTCGAACCTTAAAATTGATTTCTTTACCAATGTTTCGCATGAACTGAAAACTCCATTGAGTCTGATTATCGCACCTCTGAGTAAGATGATGCTCGAAACCCGTAGTACCAACCTAAAAAAACAATTGAATTCGATTTATAAAAATGCGCTTAGACTGAATGAGTTGGTACAGCAGGTGGTAGGATTTGGGCACCAGGATCAGGTTGTTGATGCAGCCCTGATCAAATCACAAGTTGAATTTGTAGAATTTGCCCGTGGAATATTTGCAGTGTATGAAGACTTATTCCAACAGAAGGAAATACAGGGGCTGTTTTTGTCAGATATCAAACAGGTCTATGTTGAAATCGATGTGGTGAAAATGGAATCGGTGTTGAATAACCTGATATTTAATGCTTTTAAATTTACTAATCAGGGTGGTACCATTACCTTAGCCATAACACAAAGTTCGGAAGAAAATTTACAATTAATTATTGCCGACACTGGCATCGGAATTCCCCGGGAAGATTTACCATATGTATTCGAGCGTTTTTACCAGTCGCATAAAATGGTACATAGTTATGAAGGTTCCGGTATCGGGCTCTATCTTGTCAAAAAGTATATGGACCAACACAAAGGCACTATTCATATTGATTCGGAAGAAAACCACGGAACTACGATGACGCTGACATTGCCTTGCTCTCCTATTATTAAAGAATTCGATAGGGAGGAACAAAAGAAGGTAGTTTATGCGACGCCTACCCAAGCTGAGCCAGGAAAGAAAGAGATTCTTATTGTGGAAGATAATCTGGAAGTAAGTGAATTTTTAATGCATTCATTGTCGGGTGAATACGCAGTGCATGTGGCGCATAATGGCAAAACAGGACTTGATAGTGCATTGGAGTTGCATCCCGACCTGATCATTGCCGATATGATGATGCCGGTGCTTGACGGGATGGAGATGTGCCGTCAGTTGCGCAAACACAAGGAGATGTCGTTAATCCCGATCATTATGCTGACAGCAAAAGACGATACCCTGACGGAAGAACAAAGTCTGAAGGCGGGTGTAAATGCCTTTGTACCAAAGCCATTTGATCTGAACATCCTCATGCTGCGTGTTCGCCAGTTAATCACTCAAAATGACAAGATAGAGGAAAAGCTCCGCATCGAAGCGATGACCACCCCAAAAGAAATAGAAACTACTTCGTATGATGAAAAGTTGCTGGCCAACCTGACTAAAATCATTGAAGATAATATTGATAATCCTGAAATGAATGTCAATTTCCTGAGTGAACTTTCAGAAATCAGCACCAAGCAAATTTACCGCAAAATAAAAAAACTGACAGGTTTTACTCCTGTCGACTATATTCGTTCCATTCGTTTAGAAAAAGCCGCCATGCTGCTGGCACAGAAAAAATTTTCTGTAACAGAAGTAATGTATTTGGTGGGTTTTACCAATCATTCCTATTTTACCAAATGTTTCCAGAATAAATTCGGACAAACCCCGAAACAGTACACCAAATAA
- a CDS encoding SusC/RagA family TonB-linked outer membrane protein, producing MRKILHVEKFCHYRFFVMTIFMLFVSCLLYAAPLPPTQQNSTENGSRKITGIVKDEKGMPLPGVNVVVAGTHTGTITDVNGSFSLTLPADKTALEFSFIGYQSQKIFAAGKSRLNVQMTPEARKLDEVVVIGYGTQKAKDLTGAIESVSSKDFQKAPVANAEELISNKISGVQVLPSSGQPGAGSSILIRGGASLSASLDPLIVIDGMPLEGWDSGPGMLSQLNPNDIATFTVLKDASAAAIYGSRASNGVILITTKEGVKGAPKISFSENTEVSDLRKEISVLSATQYRNVINNLGLTTVTPVGNASTDWQKEIFQTALSTSYNLSVGGKVKALPYYASTSYTDQNGILKTGNYKRITGMLNLNPTFFTDHLKVTISVKGSYEKQRIANQNAIWVAAEYDPTQPVYTSDQTYGGYYQYTQYASNPAVTISNPVSMIDQVHSYSSTIRSIGNIHLDYKVHFLPDLHINVNAGYDASRATSSYWTPANYFADNVAGGYNNQADPASKVFNTVFESYANYAKELPSLLSKIDLTGGYSYNNFLSTYYYYPTYNQAGTQLSQYGYPSTSGYGMDQPSHSIISFYGRLNYTFDQKYLLTASIRDDGSSRFAPSHRWGIFPSAALAWKMKDENFLKNNRVISDLKLRLSYGVTGQQDGLANYMHVPVYTAASTLYQYYIGNTAYTTIWPSVYNPDVKWEQTATANAGVDYGFLEHRITGSLDVYKRETKDLLQTVIVPLGYTFSSTMTRNIGTMENDGVEFLIKAVPVQTKNFTWNISYNFAYNQNKITHLNYTTDNGLSLSSDDRLVNTVGYSRDTYYLYHQVYDKNGMPVEGQVVDANHDGVISASDRYLTNKSAVPKYLMGFNTSFQYKRWTLGIAMHSDLGNYIYYQPTNSTIAITGWNTSENMSTLYYKTHFSQSSSYENYSDLYLQNASFLKCDNINLGYDFGNIIRDSHVSLRLSASVQNVFTITKFTGQDPETNSGYQNTYPIPRTFSLGLNLNF from the coding sequence ATGAGAAAAATCCTCCATGTGGAAAAATTTTGTCATTATCGGTTCTTTGTAATGACAATCTTCATGTTGTTTGTCAGTTGTTTGCTTTATGCAGCACCTTTACCACCCACCCAACAGAATTCGACGGAAAACGGTTCTCGTAAAATAACGGGAATAGTGAAAGACGAAAAGGGAATGCCCCTACCAGGTGTAAATGTAGTCGTAGCAGGTACCCATACAGGAACTATTACCGACGTTAATGGCTCTTTTAGCCTGACACTGCCTGCTGATAAAACTGCATTGGAATTTTCTTTTATTGGTTATCAGTCACAGAAGATTTTTGCGGCAGGCAAAAGCAGGTTGAATGTACAAATGACGCCAGAAGCCAGGAAACTAGATGAAGTGGTGGTGATCGGGTACGGTACGCAAAAAGCCAAAGATCTTACCGGAGCTATCGAATCGGTCAGTTCCAAGGATTTCCAGAAAGCCCCTGTTGCTAATGCAGAGGAGTTGATTTCCAATAAAATATCAGGTGTTCAGGTACTACCGTCAAGTGGTCAGCCAGGCGCAGGAAGTTCTATCCTAATTCGAGGCGGCGCTTCATTGAGTGCCAGCCTTGATCCGCTTATCGTGATAGACGGAATGCCATTGGAAGGCTGGGATAGCGGCCCTGGCATGCTAAGTCAACTGAATCCTAATGACATAGCCACTTTTACTGTGCTTAAAGATGCTTCTGCCGCTGCCATTTACGGTTCGCGTGCATCGAATGGCGTTATTCTTATCACTACTAAAGAAGGCGTCAAAGGTGCACCAAAGATCTCTTTTTCAGAAAATACGGAAGTGTCGGATCTTCGAAAGGAAATATCCGTACTGTCTGCCACTCAGTATCGTAACGTGATAAATAATTTAGGCCTAACCACGGTTACTCCTGTGGGAAATGCATCAACCGACTGGCAGAAAGAAATTTTTCAGACAGCACTTTCTACCAGTTATAACCTTAGCGTCGGAGGTAAGGTAAAAGCCCTTCCTTACTATGCTTCTACCAGTTATACTGATCAGAATGGCATTCTGAAAACAGGTAATTATAAGAGAATTACAGGTATGTTGAATCTTAATCCAACATTTTTCACTGATCATCTTAAAGTGACCATCAGTGTGAAAGGTTCGTATGAAAAACAACGGATTGCCAATCAAAATGCTATCTGGGTTGCTGCAGAATATGATCCCACACAGCCTGTTTACACGTCCGATCAGACGTATGGTGGTTATTACCAATATACCCAGTATGCTTCGAATCCAGCGGTTACCATTTCCAATCCGGTAAGTATGATTGATCAGGTACACAGTTATAGTAGTACTATACGGAGCATAGGCAATATTCATTTGGACTACAAAGTTCATTTTCTTCCCGACCTGCATATCAATGTAAATGCAGGATATGATGCATCAAGGGCGACTTCGTCATATTGGACTCCGGCTAATTATTTTGCTGATAACGTGGCCGGTGGTTATAACAACCAGGCCGATCCAGCATCAAAAGTATTTAATACAGTGTTCGAATCGTATGCCAATTATGCGAAAGAGCTACCGTCACTACTTAGCAAGATTGATCTTACAGGTGGATATTCCTATAATAACTTCTTGTCTACCTATTATTATTATCCGACATACAATCAGGCTGGAACACAATTATCGCAGTATGGATATCCTTCCACATCCGGCTATGGAATGGATCAACCGAGCCACTCCATTATCTCTTTCTATGGACGTCTGAATTATACCTTCGACCAGAAATATCTTTTAACTGCCTCGATTCGCGATGATGGCTCTTCCCGTTTTGCCCCCAGTCATCGTTGGGGAATATTTCCATCAGCAGCATTGGCATGGAAAATGAAAGATGAGAACTTTTTGAAGAATAACCGTGTTATTTCCGATCTGAAACTAAGATTGAGTTATGGCGTTACCGGACAGCAGGATGGACTGGCTAATTATATGCATGTTCCTGTTTATACGGCTGCAAGCACCCTTTATCAGTATTATATTGGCAATACGGCATATACTACAATCTGGCCATCGGTTTACAACCCGGATGTAAAGTGGGAGCAAACAGCCACTGCCAATGCTGGTGTAGATTACGGTTTTCTGGAACACCGCATCACGGGCTCCCTCGATGTATATAAACGGGAAACAAAAGATTTACTCCAGACAGTCATAGTCCCGCTTGGATATACATTTTCTTCCACTATGACACGAAATATTGGTACAATGGAAAATGACGGTGTAGAATTTCTTATTAAAGCCGTGCCTGTTCAGACCAAAAACTTTACTTGGAATATTAGCTACAATTTTGCTTATAATCAAAATAAAATTACACATCTGAATTATACGACGGATAACGGATTATCGCTTTCGAGTGATGATCGCCTTGTTAACACTGTGGGGTATAGTCGTGATACCTATTATCTCTACCATCAGGTGTACGACAAAAACGGCATGCCAGTAGAAGGACAGGTGGTTGATGCTAATCATGATGGAGTGATCAGTGCCAGTGACCGTTATTTAACCAATAAATCGGCAGTGCCAAAATACCTTATGGGTTTTAATACAAGCTTTCAATATAAAAGATGGACGTTGGGTATTGCCATGCATTCAGATTTAGGCAATTATATTTATTACCAACCAACCAATAGCACCATAGCCATTACCGGATGGAATACTTCCGAAAATATGAGTACACTCTATTATAAAACGCATTTCTCTCAAAGTAGTTCTTATGAGAATTACAGCGATCTTTACTTACAAAACGCTTCATTTCTGAAGTGTGATAATATTAATCTGGGGTATGATTTCGGTAATATTATCCGTGACAGTCATGTGTCGCTCAGGTTATCCGCATCCGTTCAGAATGTGTTTACGATTACCAAATTCACCGGACAAGATCCTGAAACGAATAGTGGATATCAAAACACCTATCCGATTCCCCGAACATTTTCTTTAGGATTAAATCTTAACTTCTAA
- a CDS encoding RagB/SusD family nutrient uptake outer membrane protein produces the protein MNDIKMNPYKFLTIVTAFVLVSALSLSSCTSDLNKMPTNGITNSEQYSTVAGYKQSLVSLFSNLAYNNFLRYYWEMQEYPTDEAVGTWDDDGNTGEYHKLDWSADLTAINNLYTVVMTNITYCNNFINEASDANVAKRGFTGTDAATIKQYLAEAKFLRAYFYWIMMDEYANPPFATEQTLGQSNPTQIKRDALFDWIEAQLKSIDTDLPDPKTNEWGLPDKAAEWSLLARMYLNASVYTDTARYTDAITYCNKVINAGYSLEPCYNWLMLGDNYKNTNEFIFTINYKNSMETWGGTNFLSLGAAGVPSTVNGLSSSWGEFRTTSALVNLFPSTDTLTDKRAEFWTTGQTLDITSISSQTDGYSFYKYRNVDRSGQAIVQNNSYGNLSDIDFPVFRLAEIYLIYAEAVLRGGSGGSMSTALSYINQLRGRAYANNPQSTAGNITLSQLTLNFILDERARELYWEAQRRTDLVRYNKLTTADYLWPWKGNVAAGKAVDSKYNIFPIPTSDLLANPNLTQNTGY, from the coding sequence ATGAATGATATAAAAATGAATCCCTATAAATTCCTGACAATAGTTACAGCCTTTGTACTTGTTTCTGCTTTGAGTTTATCTTCCTGTACAAGCGATCTGAACAAGATGCCGACCAATGGCATCACCAATTCGGAGCAATATTCTACAGTAGCAGGATATAAACAGAGTTTGGTGTCGCTGTTCTCTAATCTGGCATATAATAATTTTTTGCGCTATTATTGGGAAATGCAGGAATATCCCACCGATGAAGCTGTAGGCACCTGGGATGACGACGGCAATACAGGCGAATACCATAAACTTGATTGGAGCGCCGATCTTACGGCTATCAATAATCTTTACACGGTTGTGATGACTAATATCACGTACTGCAATAATTTTATCAATGAAGCTTCCGATGCTAATGTGGCTAAACGGGGATTTACGGGTACGGATGCAGCCACTATCAAGCAATATCTGGCTGAAGCAAAATTTCTGCGGGCCTATTTTTATTGGATTATGATGGATGAATATGCCAATCCTCCTTTCGCAACCGAACAAACATTAGGTCAAAGCAATCCTACACAGATTAAGCGTGATGCCTTGTTTGATTGGATAGAAGCGCAGTTGAAAAGTATTGATACCGATCTGCCTGATCCGAAAACAAACGAATGGGGACTTCCCGATAAAGCTGCTGAATGGTCATTGTTGGCCCGTATGTATCTCAACGCCTCTGTTTATACCGACACAGCCCGATATACGGATGCCATCACCTATTGCAATAAAGTGATTAATGCGGGATATTCACTTGAACCGTGCTATAATTGGTTGATGCTTGGCGATAATTATAAAAATACCAATGAGTTTATTTTTACCATCAACTATAAGAATTCGATGGAAACATGGGGTGGAACAAATTTTCTTTCTCTGGGTGCTGCCGGAGTCCCTTCGACTGTCAACGGTCTGTCGTCAAGCTGGGGGGAATTCAGAACTACATCAGCTTTAGTCAATCTGTTTCCCTCGACCGACACGCTTACTGACAAACGGGCAGAGTTCTGGACAACAGGACAAACTTTGGATATTACCAGTATTTCTTCGCAAACAGATGGCTATTCTTTCTACAAATACCGCAATGTAGACCGCTCTGGTCAAGCTATAGTGCAAAATAACAGTTATGGCAATTTGTCTGATATTGATTTTCCGGTCTTCCGTCTGGCAGAAATCTATCTGATCTACGCAGAAGCTGTGTTAAGAGGCGGATCGGGAGGGAGCATGTCTACGGCATTGTCATATATCAACCAGCTAAGAGGTCGTGCTTATGCTAACAATCCTCAGAGTACAGCAGGAAATATTACCCTGTCGCAGTTGACTCTCAACTTTATTCTCGATGAACGTGCCCGCGAATTGTATTGGGAGGCGCAACGCCGTACCGATTTGGTTCGCTACAATAAATTGACCACCGCCGATTATCTATGGCCTTGGAAAGGTAATGTTGCCGCTGGTAAAGCTGTTGACAGCAAATACAACATCTTCCCAATTCCCACGTCAGATTTGCTGGCAAACCCGAACCTGACTCAAAACACAGGCTATTGA
- a CDS encoding SusE domain-containing protein has product MTNNIFKWILALFTVGLIVVSCTDNTPAYIATLPADGTFTLHASDTTIALSSTNAGSTNAVTFSWDSLTYGVSTPVTYTLQVDTLNGTFSNPIEESVITNSYTFSYSDSILNLRALKLNLKAGQPEKLKVRLKSSLAYNQMVAYSNVITLTVTPYTSTVLKYAMPTALYLQGSAVASNWGYPVPDAQKMVQIDDHRFALLVSLTGGGSYDFITTASSWGDPAYRAATSSEAASGGNFIPSGSTTTPAWGGSDIPAPATSGVYQVIVDFTTGTYTVTAAPGLLSAPSALYIVGDATPLGWAAPDATQKFTQIDANTFALKVYLTGGKTYALITAASTWTDPAFILPAGSAASSFTSGGEIIASGAANNWAGVNMQSPSTSGTYTITANFKSGTFIVSQ; this is encoded by the coding sequence ATGACAAACAATATATTTAAATGGATTTTGGCGCTTTTTACAGTAGGATTGATAGTTGTTTCGTGTACCGACAATACCCCTGCCTATATAGCAACCTTACCGGCTGATGGAACATTTACACTGCATGCCAGTGATACTACCATTGCATTGTCATCTACCAATGCCGGATCAACGAATGCAGTGACTTTCAGTTGGGACTCGCTCACCTATGGCGTGAGCACTCCGGTAACCTATACGTTGCAAGTTGATACTTTGAATGGTACGTTTTCCAATCCTATCGAAGAATCGGTGATCACTAACAGTTATACTTTTTCCTACTCTGATTCTATATTGAACCTGCGGGCATTGAAACTCAACCTGAAAGCAGGGCAACCAGAGAAACTGAAAGTCAGATTGAAATCGAGTCTGGCGTATAATCAGATGGTTGCTTATTCAAATGTCATTACATTAACTGTAACTCCCTATACTTCTACAGTGCTTAAATATGCAATGCCAACTGCTCTTTACTTACAAGGTAGCGCAGTAGCTTCCAATTGGGGTTATCCTGTCCCCGATGCACAGAAGATGGTACAAATTGACGACCATCGTTTTGCATTGCTGGTTTCACTTACTGGTGGAGGATCGTACGATTTCATTACTACTGCTTCTTCATGGGGAGATCCGGCCTATAGGGCGGCTACATCATCTGAAGCTGCCTCAGGAGGTAACTTTATTCCTTCGGGATCAACTACTACACCAGCATGGGGAGGATCTGATATCCCAGCTCCCGCTACGAGTGGTGTTTATCAGGTAATAGTCGATTTTACGACAGGTACGTATACCGTGACAGCAGCTCCTGGCCTGCTCTCTGCGCCATCTGCCCTGTATATCGTGGGCGATGCTACTCCGTTGGGGTGGGCAGCTCCCGATGCTACACAGAAATTTACACAGATTGATGCCAATACCTTTGCCCTGAAAGTATATCTGACCGGAGGAAAGACTTATGCTTTGATTACGGCTGCTTCTACATGGACAGATCCGGCCTTTATCCTTCCGGCAGGCTCTGCTGCATCTTCATTCACATCGGGTGGTGAAATCATTGCGAGCGGTGCTGCCAACAACTGGGCAGGTGTTAATATGCAAAGCCCTTCAACATCGGGTACCTATACGATTACTGCCAACTTTAAGTCGGGAACATTTATTGTTTCACAATAG
- a CDS encoding glycoside hydrolase family 53 protein, which yields MKNKGKIILLVMSFLGLLLCSACQKATITTTATTTSDTTFAKGADVSWVTQMEASGVKFYNAAGTQTECMTLLKSLGINSIRLRAWVNPSDGWCNTKDLLVKALRAKNLGMRIMIDFHYSDTWADPSHQTIPAAWASLSFSALETAMANYTTNVLDTLKTNGITPEWVQVGNETGNGMMWPAGNATTSMANYAALVNTGYNAVKAVFPNTKVIIHLQNGYDNSLYRWLFDGLKSNGAKWDVIGMSLYPSTTNWQNYNAQCLANMNDMVSRYGSEVMICEVGMPWDSPTVCQSFLTDLIAKVKSVSNHKGLGVFYWEPECYNNWQNYTLGAFDNSGKPTVALNAFK from the coding sequence ATGAAGAATAAGGGAAAGATTATATTGTTGGTCATGTCATTTCTGGGTCTATTGCTGTGCTCAGCATGCCAAAAGGCTACTATAACAACAACGGCTACTACAACAAGCGATACAACGTTTGCCAAAGGTGCTGATGTCAGTTGGGTAACTCAAATGGAGGCCAGTGGCGTCAAATTTTATAATGCTGCCGGTACGCAAACTGAATGTATGACGTTGCTAAAGAGCTTGGGAATCAATTCTATCCGGTTGAGGGCATGGGTCAATCCATCTGATGGATGGTGCAACACGAAGGATTTGTTGGTGAAGGCACTTCGAGCCAAAAACCTCGGGATGCGAATCATGATCGATTTTCACTATAGCGATACATGGGCAGATCCTTCCCATCAAACTATTCCGGCAGCGTGGGCATCGCTGAGTTTTTCAGCATTGGAAACGGCCATGGCCAACTACACGACCAATGTTCTTGATACGTTGAAAACAAATGGAATCACGCCTGAGTGGGTGCAAGTGGGCAACGAAACCGGCAATGGGATGATGTGGCCGGCTGGTAATGCTACTACCAGTATGGCAAATTATGCCGCCTTGGTAAATACGGGATACAACGCGGTAAAAGCTGTGTTTCCCAACACAAAAGTGATTATTCATTTACAAAATGGATATGATAATTCACTCTATCGCTGGTTGTTTGATGGATTGAAAAGCAATGGTGCCAAATGGGATGTGATTGGCATGTCGTTATATCCGTCCACCACAAACTGGCAAAACTACAATGCCCAATGCCTTGCCAATATGAACGATATGGTGAGCCGCTATGGTTCTGAAGTGATGATTTGTGAAGTGGGAATGCCCTGGGATTCGCCCACTGTTTGCCAAAGCTTTCTGACCGACCTGATTGCCAAAGTGAAATCGGTAAGTAATCATAAAGGACTCGGAGTCTTTTATTGGGAACCGGAATGTTATAACAATTGGCAAAATTACACATTAGGCGCTTTCGATAATTCAGGCAAACCGACCGTAGCATTGAATGCCTTCAAATAA